Proteins co-encoded in one Ensifer sp. PDNC004 genomic window:
- the galU gene encoding UTP--glucose-1-phosphate uridylyltransferase GalU gives MTDKRKVRKAVFPVAGLGTRFLPATKAVPKEMLTVVDKPVIQYVVDEALEAGIEHLIFVTGRSKAVIEDYFDIQVELDQTLRERNKKAEIALLDGILPKAGTTSFTRQQAPLGLGHAVWCARDLVGNEPFALLLPDMIMKGEKGCLKGMVELYEQSGGNVIAVEECAPDQAHKYGIVGVGDKVGDGFKITKMVEKPAPGTAPSNFFINGRYILQPEIFPILEKQERGAGNEIQLTDGMLKLSDNQQFAAYHFRGDTYDCGAKDGFILANVAFALERGDIRPTVEGPLKSLLSRVK, from the coding sequence ATGACCGACAAGCGTAAAGTCCGCAAAGCCGTGTTCCCGGTCGCAGGACTGGGAACCCGTTTCCTGCCGGCAACCAAGGCCGTGCCGAAGGAAATGCTGACGGTGGTGGACAAGCCGGTCATTCAATATGTGGTCGACGAAGCGCTGGAAGCCGGTATCGAGCACCTGATCTTCGTCACCGGCCGCAGCAAGGCGGTCATCGAGGATTATTTCGACATCCAGGTCGAACTCGACCAGACCCTGCGCGAGCGCAACAAGAAGGCCGAAATCGCGCTGCTCGACGGTATCCTGCCGAAGGCCGGCACGACCAGCTTCACCCGCCAGCAGGCGCCACTCGGCCTCGGCCACGCGGTCTGGTGCGCCCGCGATCTCGTCGGCAACGAGCCCTTTGCGCTGCTTTTGCCGGACATGATCATGAAGGGCGAAAAGGGCTGCCTCAAGGGCATGGTGGAGCTCTATGAGCAGAGCGGCGGCAATGTCATCGCCGTCGAGGAATGCGCACCGGACCAGGCCCACAAATACGGCATCGTCGGCGTCGGCGACAAGGTAGGCGACGGTTTCAAGATCACCAAGATGGTCGAGAAGCCGGCACCGGGCACGGCCCCGTCAAACTTCTTCATCAACGGCCGCTACATCCTGCAACCGGAGATCTTCCCTATCCTCGAAAAGCAGGAGCGCGGCGCCGGCAACGAGATCCAGCTGACCGACGGCATGCTCAAGCTTTCCGACAACCAGCAGTTCGCCGCCTATCACTTCCGTGGCGATACTTATGACTGTGGCGCCAAGGATGGCTTCATCTTGGCAAACGTTGCCTTTGCGCTGGAACGCGGCGACATCCGCCCGACCGTCGAAGGTCCGCTGAAGTCGCTGCTCAGTCGTGTGAAGTAA
- the thiD gene encoding bifunctional hydroxymethylpyrimidine kinase/phosphomethylpyrimidine kinase gives MTAIAVTIAGSDSGGGAGIQADLKSFSALGVYGASVITAITAQNTRGVMAVEDISPAVVTAQIDAVFSDLAVGAVKIGMVSRQETIAAIASGLKRYGHLAVIDPVMVATSGDVLLRPDAIATLKEELLPLGHIVTPNLPEAALMTGRGIAESETEASRQAEALLKLGARAVLMKGGHSRGDEAVDILFNGDTPLRLSRPRVETRNDHGTGCTLSAAIAAGLARRQRLQDAVIAAKAYLHEALVAAAELKIGQGRGPVHHFHQWWSPNGN, from the coding sequence ATGACCGCCATCGCTGTTACCATCGCAGGCTCGGATTCCGGCGGCGGGGCCGGCATCCAGGCAGATCTGAAGTCGTTTTCGGCGCTTGGGGTCTATGGCGCCAGCGTGATCACGGCCATCACTGCGCAAAACACGAGAGGTGTTATGGCGGTTGAGGATATCTCTCCAGCCGTCGTCACCGCTCAGATCGATGCCGTGTTTTCGGATCTCGCAGTTGGTGCGGTTAAGATTGGCATGGTGTCTCGCCAGGAGACCATTGCGGCGATCGCGTCCGGTCTGAAGCGATACGGGCATTTGGCTGTCATCGATCCAGTGATGGTTGCTACCTCCGGTGACGTGCTGTTGCGCCCGGATGCGATCGCGACGCTCAAGGAGGAATTGCTGCCGCTTGGGCACATCGTGACACCGAACCTGCCCGAAGCGGCACTGATGACAGGCCGCGGCATAGCCGAGAGCGAGACGGAGGCGTCACGCCAGGCGGAGGCGCTCCTGAAGCTTGGTGCACGCGCCGTGTTGATGAAAGGAGGGCATTCCAGAGGCGACGAAGCAGTTGATATCCTCTTCAACGGGGACACCCCCTTGCGCTTGTCGCGCCCGCGGGTGGAAACTAGAAACGATCATGGCACAGGCTGTACGCTGTCTGCGGCAATCGCTGCCGGCCTTGCCCGTCGACAGAGGCTTCAGGACGCGGTTATCGCCGCCAAGGCCTACCTGCATGAGGCGCTTGTTGCCGCAGCAGAGCTCAAAATCGGGCAAGGACGGGGACCGGTTCACCACTTCCATCAGTGGTGGAGCCCGAACGGCAACTAA
- a CDS encoding glycosyltransferase family 4 protein, with translation MSEKLRVLVVSHGHPTHSLGGAEIASHGLHKALNGLSGVESIYLARVGNPVPRHGASALMSLRLSMDEVLYHAEDFDHFFLSNGDTEAIRRDLLRFVGDIKPDVVHFHHILGFGMEALYAVRDALPKARIVVTFHEYLPICHNHGQMVKRPSGQLCNGASPISCHTCFPEIPVSRFVRREQFVRGMLNLADAFIAPSAFLANRYVEWGLEAAKIFVIENGIVMGDKAPARELPSPTARRNRFAYFGQMTPFKGVHVLIDAVSRVPDDIWGDDSSLMIFGGNLERQPKDYQEKVAKLIEDAGRRVRFYGAYQNQDMPQLMRSVDWVVMPSVWWENSPVVIQEALHHDRPILCSDIGGMAEKVRDRLDGYHFRAGSAQDLADRLIDVLSTPLSWDNLRATLRRPMSHVDCGREHVALYRKLLKEE, from the coding sequence ATGAGCGAAAAACTCCGCGTACTCGTGGTCTCCCATGGCCACCCGACCCATTCGCTTGGGGGGGCGGAAATTGCTTCGCATGGTCTTCACAAGGCGCTGAACGGCCTGTCGGGTGTGGAATCGATCTACCTCGCCCGCGTCGGCAATCCGGTTCCGCGCCATGGCGCCTCCGCGCTGATGAGCCTGCGTCTCTCCATGGACGAAGTGCTCTACCATGCCGAGGACTTCGACCATTTCTTCCTCTCCAATGGCGATACGGAAGCGATCCGCCGCGACCTCCTGCGCTTCGTCGGCGACATCAAGCCTGATGTCGTTCACTTCCATCATATCCTCGGCTTCGGCATGGAAGCGCTCTACGCAGTGCGTGATGCCCTGCCCAAGGCGCGCATCGTCGTTACGTTCCATGAGTATCTGCCGATCTGCCACAATCACGGGCAAATGGTGAAACGCCCCTCGGGCCAGCTTTGCAACGGCGCCTCGCCGATCAGCTGCCACACGTGTTTCCCCGAAATCCCGGTATCGAGGTTCGTTCGCCGCGAACAGTTCGTGCGCGGCATGCTCAATCTCGCCGACGCTTTCATCGCGCCGAGTGCCTTTCTCGCCAATCGCTATGTCGAGTGGGGGCTCGAAGCCGCAAAGATCTTCGTCATAGAAAATGGCATCGTCATGGGCGACAAGGCGCCCGCCCGCGAGCTGCCGTCACCGACGGCCCGGCGCAACCGCTTTGCCTATTTCGGGCAGATGACGCCGTTCAAGGGCGTCCACGTGCTGATCGACGCGGTCTCGCGCGTGCCCGACGACATCTGGGGCGATGATTCCTCGCTGATGATCTTCGGCGGCAACCTCGAGCGTCAGCCGAAGGACTATCAGGAGAAGGTGGCCAAACTGATCGAGGACGCCGGTCGCCGCGTCCGCTTCTACGGCGCCTATCAGAACCAGGACATGCCGCAGCTGATGCGCTCGGTCGACTGGGTGGTCATGCCCTCGGTCTGGTGGGAAAATTCGCCCGTCGTTATCCAGGAGGCACTACATCACGACCGGCCGATCCTCTGCTCCGACATCGGCGGCATGGCAGAAAAGGTCCGCGACCGCCTGGACGGCTATCACTTCCGCGCCGGCAGCGCACAAGACCTTGCTGATCGGCTGATCGACGTGCTGAGCACGCCGCTATCATGGGACAACCTTAGGGCAACCCTCAGGCGGCCGATGAGCCATGTCGACTGCGGTCGCGAACACGTCGCGCTTTATCGGAAACTGCTCAAAGAGGAGTAG
- a CDS encoding glycosyltransferase family 4 protein, which produces MKKRILVAAHNHPALHPGGTEIFAHDLFRAYQRAGHEALFLGATNQTHRQVRPGTSFQAIGPEGDEVLLWSGHFDRFFMSQIDLYGVVPDLTELLRDFRPDVVHIHHLLLLGAEFPHIVRRTLPDCRIVMTLHDYYPLCHHEGLMVRTSGKELCHKSSPDRCHSCFKDIPLDRFVLREQHLKALLRTVDRFISPSQFLRQRFIDWGLNGDQIDVIANGLPPRDAPPRKGQPENDRPVFGYFGNLNPWKGTSVLLEAARQLIDEGLRFELRVHGGAPFQADSFKDEIARLFKKTAPSVQQRGAYRREDIGGLIAAVDCTIVPSIWWENAPLVIGEAQSQRKPVIASNIGGMAEMVQDGVNGITVSPNDPRALAAAMRRMAESPDLRRRLSANARKPNDIDTTARRYLTLIDAIEPRETAAA; this is translated from the coding sequence ATGAAGAAGCGCATTCTGGTCGCCGCGCACAATCATCCGGCGCTCCACCCCGGCGGCACGGAGATTTTCGCGCACGACCTCTTCCGTGCCTATCAGCGGGCCGGTCACGAGGCGCTCTTCCTCGGCGCCACCAACCAGACCCATCGCCAGGTGCGGCCCGGCACGAGCTTTCAGGCGATCGGCCCAGAAGGCGACGAAGTGCTGTTGTGGTCCGGCCATTTCGATCGCTTCTTCATGAGCCAGATCGACCTCTATGGCGTCGTGCCCGACCTCACCGAGCTTTTGCGCGATTTCCGGCCGGATGTGGTTCACATCCACCATCTCCTGCTGCTTGGAGCGGAGTTTCCGCACATCGTCCGCCGCACCCTGCCCGACTGCCGGATCGTGATGACCCTGCACGACTACTATCCGCTTTGCCATCACGAAGGGCTGATGGTGCGCACAAGCGGCAAGGAGCTTTGTCACAAGTCGAGCCCCGACCGTTGCCATAGCTGTTTCAAGGACATTCCGCTCGATCGTTTCGTGTTGCGCGAGCAGCATCTGAAAGCGTTGCTCAGAACCGTCGATCGCTTCATCTCGCCGAGCCAGTTTCTGAGGCAACGTTTCATCGACTGGGGTCTTAACGGCGACCAAATCGACGTGATTGCCAACGGCCTGCCGCCACGGGACGCGCCGCCGCGCAAGGGCCAGCCGGAGAACGATCGGCCGGTCTTCGGCTATTTCGGCAATCTCAACCCCTGGAAAGGCACGTCCGTGCTTCTCGAGGCTGCGCGGCAGTTGATCGACGAGGGCCTGCGTTTTGAGCTGCGGGTGCATGGGGGCGCGCCCTTCCAGGCCGACAGCTTCAAGGACGAGATCGCCCGGCTCTTCAAGAAGACGGCGCCTTCCGTCCAGCAGCGCGGCGCCTACAGGCGCGAGGACATCGGCGGCCTCATTGCTGCGGTCGACTGCACCATTGTGCCTTCGATCTGGTGGGAGAACGCACCGCTGGTCATCGGCGAGGCCCAGTCCCAGCGTAAACCGGTGATCGCCAGCAATATCGGCGGGATGGCCGAAATGGTGCAGGACGGCGTCAACGGCATCACCGTTTCGCCAAACGATCCGCGTGCGCTGGCTGCCGCCATGCGCCGCATGGCGGAAAGCCCTGACCTTCGGCGCCGCCTTTCGGCCAATGCCCGCAAGCCCAACGATATCGATACCACTGCCCGGCGCTATCTCACGCTCATCGACGCGATCGAGCCCCGAGAAACCGCCGCCGCCTAG
- a CDS encoding class I SAM-dependent methyltransferase, with protein sequence MNQPALRHVDNLQPAWQQNEDRIEGMLQAVLTNRFLPQPDQNSVFVGDGNYRAVGAEFLGHFIRMGGLQPKSSVLDIGSGIGRMAVPLTQYLDSDHGRYVGIDPVEDGVTWCRQSVTPVYPNFTFQHVDIAHELYNPSGRINGKALKLPYPDRQFDFAIMTSIVTHLPPDEVLVYFSEINRMLKPGGRLFVTAFVVDGIAAKDEHGRRDPRLAFVRSGDGPCWFVPGLPPLAAVGFDDGFLDRALERAGFTTVLKSLGHWRGQSAGHYQDVFVAERRSVSG encoded by the coding sequence ATGAACCAGCCCGCACTTCGCCACGTAGACAACCTGCAGCCGGCCTGGCAACAGAACGAAGACCGTATCGAAGGCATGCTTCAGGCGGTTCTCACCAATCGTTTCCTGCCGCAGCCGGACCAAAACAGCGTCTTCGTCGGAGATGGCAACTACCGGGCTGTCGGCGCGGAGTTTCTCGGCCACTTCATCCGCATGGGCGGATTACAGCCGAAAAGCAGCGTGCTCGACATTGGCAGCGGCATCGGTCGCATGGCCGTTCCGCTGACGCAGTATCTCGATAGCGATCACGGGCGCTATGTCGGTATCGACCCGGTGGAAGACGGCGTCACCTGGTGCCGTCAATCCGTCACGCCGGTCTATCCGAATTTCACCTTCCAGCATGTCGACATCGCCCACGAACTCTACAACCCGTCAGGCAGGATCAACGGCAAGGCGCTGAAGCTGCCTTACCCGGATCGCCAGTTCGACTTCGCCATCATGACGTCGATCGTCACCCATCTGCCGCCGGACGAAGTGCTCGTCTATTTCAGCGAGATCAACCGGATGCTGAAGCCCGGCGGGCGGCTTTTCGTTACGGCCTTCGTGGTCGACGGCATCGCCGCGAAGGATGAACACGGCCGGCGAGATCCCCGCCTTGCCTTCGTTCGCAGCGGCGACGGCCCCTGCTGGTTCGTGCCCGGTCTGCCGCCGCTTGCCGCCGTCGGTTTCGACGACGGCTTCCTCGACCGGGCGCTGGAGCGAGCAGGTTTCACGACGGTCCTGAAATCGCTCGGTCACTGGCGAGGTCAAAGTGCCGGTCACTACCAGGATGTCTTCGTCGCCGAACGCAGGAGTGTGAGCGGATGA
- a CDS encoding glycosyltransferase family 2 protein, producing the protein MTADDRIRSFGLDFTSAAAFRLGFDVAVLIWDAPSELSAKTKYALSASRSLVPLVSMALPRTQGGQRIFWAMRPGNERELAEIAADGEVLQTVVLEPTAKLAFLDLAAQLSDLQPEGRLKFLNNLLTVWRSAFRLSRDEFFIGLVDDVIHALNLGQRPATIACRLAHGRYLAETTVNAELGDINAIYALGAEAILPLPQPFAVTGRTERGQRRCHFILESPRAPQALSLIIMGKRGIAVRELSPRGSRYPNLQQWWPEHGAAAGLREFVVRSLSEVPESGTALAIDLQLRSALPARQAGKSALHPGAEIDLALAMSEGLLVGGWTRDANGVLAGIDYLQEDGTALPLDGNWYEFPGWARGAEDGSKTDVTGFVSWLPMGEPLGPLLQPRFQLRLASGAVKPLVPKPQPFDPATQRNRILRAVPPQHANDQAFRTILAPALRDVEQRLGKTIRVDQTKDFGPMMAAPLISIVVPLYRVLDFLRFQLSGLATDPFVAANAEIIYVLDSPEIHDETEHLLGGFHLLHGLSMKLVVMNRNGGYARACNAGARFARGSVIVMLNSDVVPCGAGWLEKLALPVLKEKSIGAIGPKLLFEDGSLQHAGLYFARNKQDIWLNHHFYKGMPGAYAPAQEMRSVPGVTGACQVMRKEVWGLVGGYAEDFVIGDYEDSDLCLKIRQAGFDIVYEPAACLYHLERRSISRSQDYTRGVASQYNAWLHTERWNQDITTLMPSYLGAEEAAAPSTRKPAARSAA; encoded by the coding sequence GTGACGGCAGACGACCGTATCAGAAGCTTCGGCCTCGACTTCACAAGCGCCGCAGCATTCAGGCTCGGCTTCGACGTTGCTGTGCTGATCTGGGACGCACCTTCCGAACTCTCGGCAAAGACCAAATACGCCCTTTCCGCGTCGCGCTCCCTCGTACCTCTCGTCAGCATGGCGCTTCCGCGCACCCAAGGGGGCCAGCGGATCTTCTGGGCGATGCGCCCCGGAAACGAGCGCGAGCTCGCCGAAATCGCGGCGGACGGCGAGGTTCTGCAGACGGTGGTTCTGGAACCGACCGCCAAGCTCGCCTTCCTCGATCTGGCGGCCCAGCTTTCCGATCTCCAGCCCGAAGGTCGTCTCAAGTTTCTCAACAATCTGCTGACGGTCTGGCGAAGCGCGTTTCGTCTGTCGCGCGACGAGTTTTTTATCGGGCTCGTCGATGACGTGATCCACGCCCTGAACCTTGGGCAGCGCCCCGCAACCATCGCCTGTCGTCTCGCGCATGGGCGCTATCTGGCAGAGACGACCGTCAACGCCGAACTCGGCGACATCAACGCGATCTATGCGCTCGGCGCCGAAGCAATCTTGCCGCTGCCGCAGCCATTCGCCGTAACCGGCCGAACCGAGCGCGGCCAGCGCCGCTGCCATTTCATTCTTGAATCGCCGCGCGCGCCCCAAGCGCTCTCGCTCATCATCATGGGAAAGCGCGGTATCGCCGTGCGCGAGCTTTCGCCGCGCGGTTCCCGCTATCCCAACCTCCAGCAATGGTGGCCCGAGCACGGCGCGGCGGCGGGCTTGCGCGAGTTCGTCGTCCGGTCCTTGAGCGAGGTTCCGGAAAGCGGCACGGCTCTTGCGATCGACCTGCAGCTTCGCTCCGCGCTGCCGGCAAGACAGGCGGGCAAGTCCGCTCTCCATCCGGGTGCCGAGATCGACCTCGCCCTTGCCATGTCGGAAGGTCTGCTCGTCGGCGGCTGGACACGCGACGCAAACGGCGTCCTTGCCGGCATCGACTACCTCCAGGAAGACGGCACGGCCTTGCCGCTCGATGGCAACTGGTATGAATTTCCGGGCTGGGCCCGCGGCGCCGAGGACGGCTCCAAGACCGACGTGACCGGTTTTGTCAGTTGGCTGCCGATGGGCGAACCGCTTGGCCCCCTTCTCCAGCCGCGCTTCCAGTTGCGGCTGGCGTCCGGCGCAGTCAAGCCGCTGGTGCCAAAACCGCAACCCTTCGATCCTGCAACGCAACGCAATCGCATCCTGCGTGCCGTTCCGCCCCAGCACGCCAACGATCAGGCATTCCGCACGATCCTTGCGCCGGCGCTGAGAGACGTGGAGCAGCGGCTTGGCAAGACGATCAGGGTCGACCAGACCAAGGACTTCGGCCCGATGATGGCCGCGCCTCTCATCTCGATCGTCGTTCCCCTCTACCGGGTGCTCGACTTCCTGCGCTTCCAGCTGTCGGGACTTGCGACCGACCCTTTCGTCGCGGCCAACGCCGAGATCATCTACGTGCTCGATTCCCCGGAGATCCACGACGAGACGGAACACCTGCTCGGTGGTTTCCATCTGCTTCACGGGCTTTCGATGAAGCTCGTGGTGATGAACCGCAACGGCGGCTATGCCCGCGCCTGCAATGCCGGCGCACGCTTTGCCCGCGGTTCTGTCATCGTCATGCTCAACTCGGACGTCGTTCCCTGCGGGGCCGGCTGGCTGGAAAAGCTTGCGCTGCCGGTGCTGAAGGAAAAGTCGATCGGCGCCATCGGCCCGAAACTGCTGTTCGAGGACGGCTCGCTGCAGCATGCGGGCCTCTATTTTGCCCGCAACAAGCAGGACATCTGGCTTAATCACCATTTCTATAAGGGCATGCCGGGCGCCTATGCGCCGGCGCAGGAAATGCGCAGCGTGCCCGGCGTCACCGGCGCCTGCCAGGTGATGCGCAAGGAGGTGTGGGGCCTCGTCGGCGGCTATGCCGAGGACTTCGTGATCGGCGACTACGAGGACAGCGATCTCTGCCTCAAGATCCGGCAAGCCGGCTTCGATATCGTTTATGAGCCGGCAGCCTGTCTTTACCATCTGGAGCGGCGCTCGATCAGCCGCAGCCAGGATTACACGCGCGGCGTCGCCAGCCAGTACAATGCATGGCTGCATACCGAGCGCTGGAACCAAGACATTACCACCCTGATGCCATCCTACCTCGGCGCCGAAGAGGCGGCAGCGCCGAGCACCCGTAAGCCTGCCGCCAGGAGCGCCGCATGA
- a CDS encoding calcium-binding protein, with amino-acid sequence MATLEGGAYDDALFGSRFDDFIHARAGDDFVNGGNGDDTIFGDEGDDMLFGGNGSDTLFGGWGDDVLHGDNGNDVLFGGQGDDLLYGDNGNDILIGGGGSDLLMGGRGSDILFGGADNDIINGGQGDDVMTGGEGSDVFVFDGGGGNDVILDFTPGEDLLQISKDINGLDISSPEDLASRVTQVGGNVVIDFGHGDMLTLVNADADDIQANPNHYFTIH; translated from the coding sequence ATGGCCACGTTGGAAGGCGGCGCGTATGATGACGCCCTTTTTGGCTCACGCTTCGACGACTTCATCCATGCTCGCGCTGGTGATGACTTCGTGAACGGAGGCAATGGCGACGACACCATTTTCGGCGACGAAGGTGATGACATGCTGTTCGGCGGTAACGGCAGCGATACCCTGTTCGGCGGCTGGGGCGACGATGTTCTCCATGGCGACAACGGCAACGACGTTCTGTTCGGCGGCCAGGGTGATGACCTGCTTTACGGCGACAACGGGAACGACATTCTCATTGGCGGCGGCGGCAGCGACCTGCTGATGGGCGGCCGAGGCAGCGACATCCTGTTCGGTGGTGCCGACAACGACATCATCAACGGCGGCCAGGGCGACGACGTCATGACCGGCGGGGAAGGCAGCGACGTGTTCGTGTTCGACGGCGGCGGCGGCAACGACGTCATCCTCGACTTCACGCCCGGCGAAGACCTTCTGCAGATTTCTAAGGACATCAACGGCCTCGACATTTCGTCGCCGGAAGATCTGGCATCGCGCGTCACCCAGGTTGGTGGCAACGTGGTCATCGACTTCGGCCATGGCGATATGCTGACGCTCGTCAATGCGGATGCCGACGATATCCAGGCGAACCCGAACCACTACTTCACGATCCATTGA
- a CDS encoding HlyD family type I secretion periplasmic adaptor subunit: protein MTNKQNLPTSREARTLVTKDDRANLPAIPQRPHPLHGLDADAEGSATAPLRGVVLAGLTTILVAFGGFFGWAFSTELSSASVASGTIVVDSKRKTVSHFEGGILDRLLVQEGDRVTLGQPLVKLADTRARSDLEALQSRRLGLIAKLARLRAEQTEAAQIDFPDELMGTAETAADDAVKAETNFFDRRREAKAGRLEVQGKTIEEYSERAKSLAEQIRATDRQIELITEQRTAIATLVAKEFAQRSKLIEIDAKLSELAASRGELAGNKAQAEKAEAGAELGLTGIENEFQSEIAGEITTARLELADVGQRLVSAKDVLSRLEIRSPQTGIVTNIQLRTPGSAVSAGQPLLDIVPEDEPLLVEMHVGTRDIDSIGIGSKTQIRLTAYNQRSHLPLDGEISYVAADQSVDDKSNVSYYVARARIAPASLTANPDIRLYPGMPAEVLIVHKPRSAIDYMVSPIAESLNRSFRED, encoded by the coding sequence ATGACGAACAAACAGAACCTGCCAACCTCTCGCGAGGCACGCACACTCGTGACCAAGGACGACCGCGCGAACCTGCCCGCGATCCCCCAGCGGCCCCACCCGCTGCACGGGCTGGATGCGGACGCCGAAGGAAGCGCCACCGCGCCGCTGCGCGGCGTGGTCCTTGCGGGCTTGACGACGATCCTCGTCGCCTTTGGTGGCTTCTTCGGCTGGGCGTTTTCAACGGAACTCAGCAGCGCGTCGGTCGCAAGCGGCACGATCGTGGTCGATTCGAAGCGCAAGACCGTCAGCCACTTCGAAGGTGGCATCCTCGACCGCCTCCTCGTCCAGGAAGGCGATCGCGTCACGCTCGGCCAGCCGCTGGTCAAGCTTGCCGACACCCGCGCCCGATCCGACCTTGAGGCACTGCAAAGCCGGCGTCTTGGTCTGATCGCAAAGCTTGCCCGCCTCAGGGCGGAGCAGACGGAGGCCGCGCAGATAGACTTCCCTGACGAGCTGATGGGCACCGCGGAAACCGCTGCCGACGACGCGGTGAAGGCGGAGACAAACTTCTTCGACCGCCGGCGCGAAGCAAAGGCCGGTCGGCTAGAGGTTCAGGGCAAGACCATCGAAGAGTACTCGGAAAGGGCCAAGTCGCTTGCCGAGCAGATCAGAGCGACCGACCGCCAGATCGAACTGATCACCGAGCAGCGTACCGCAATCGCGACACTGGTGGCAAAAGAGTTTGCCCAGCGCTCCAAGCTGATCGAGATCGATGCCAAGCTCAGCGAACTTGCCGCTTCGCGCGGTGAGCTTGCCGGCAACAAGGCCCAGGCCGAAAAGGCCGAAGCCGGCGCGGAACTCGGGCTGACCGGTATCGAGAACGAATTCCAGTCGGAGATCGCCGGCGAAATCACGACGGCCCGCCTCGAACTTGCAGACGTGGGACAGCGGCTCGTCTCGGCCAAGGACGTCTTGAGCCGCCTCGAAATCCGCTCGCCGCAGACGGGCATTGTCACCAACATTCAGTTGCGCACACCGGGCAGCGCCGTCTCGGCCGGCCAGCCGTTGCTAGACATCGTTCCAGAGGACGAACCGCTTCTGGTCGAAATGCATGTCGGCACGCGAGACATCGACAGCATCGGCATCGGCTCAAAGACGCAGATCCGGCTGACCGCCTACAACCAGCGCTCGCACCTGCCGCTCGACGGCGAAATCAGCTACGTCGCGGCCGATCAATCGGTCGATGACAAGTCGAACGTCTCCTACTACGTGGCGCGCGCCCGCATTGCGCCGGCGTCGCTCACCGCCAACCCGGACATCCGCCTCTATCCCGGTATGCCGGCGGAAGTGCTAATCGTGCACAAGCCGCGCTCGGCGATCGATTACATGGTCTCGCCGATTGCAGAGAGCCTCAATCGATCCTTCCGCGAAGACTGA